Proteins encoded by one window of Heliangelus exortis chromosome 5, bHelExo1.hap1, whole genome shotgun sequence:
- the NFKBIA gene encoding NF-kappa-B inhibitor alpha — protein MISARRPAEPPVMEGYEQAKKERQGGLPLDDRHDSGLDSMKEEEYRQLVKELEDIRLQPREPPAWARQLTEDGDTFLHLAIIHEEKALSLEVIRQTAGDRAFLNFQNNLSQTPLHLAVITDQPEIAEHLVKAGCDLEIRDFRGNTPLHIACQQGSLRSVSVLTQYCQPHHLLAVLQATNYNGHTCLHLASIQGYLAVVEYLLSLGADVNAQEPCSGRTALHLAVDLQNSDLVSLLVKHGADVNKVTYQGYSPYQLTWGRDNSSIQEQLKQLTTAELQMLPESEDEESSESEPEFTEDELIYDDCLIGGRQLAF, from the exons ATGATCAgcgcccgccgccccgccgAGCCGCCCGTTATGGAGGGCTACGAGCAAGCGAAGAAAGAGCGTCAAGGAGGGCTCCCCCTCGACGATCGCCACGACAGCGGCTTGGACTCCATGAAGGAGGAGGAATACCGGCAGCTGGTGAAGGAGCTTGAGGACATTCGCCTGCAGCCCCGCGAACCGCCCGCCTGGGCACGGCAGCTGACGGAAGACGGAGACAC TTTTCTCCATTTGGCGATTATTCACGAGGAAAAAGCCCTGAGCCTGGAAGTGATCCGGCAGACGGCCGGGGACCGTGCTTTTTTGAACTTCCAGAACAACCTCAGCCAG ACTCCTCTTCACCTGGCAGTGATCACCGATCAGCCTGAAATTGCTGAGCATCTTGTGAAGGCTGGATGTGACCTGGAAATCAGGGACTTCCGAGGGAACACCCCCCTGCACATTGCCTGCCAGCAGGGCTCCCTCAGGAGCGTCAGTGTCCTCACGCAGTACTGCCAGCCTCACCACCTCCTCGCTGTCCTGCAGGCGACCAACTACAACG GACATACGTGTCTCCATCTGGCCTCTATTCAAGGATACCTGGCTGTTGTTGAATACTTGCTGTCCTTGGGAGCAGATGTAAATGCTCAG GAGCCATGCAGTGGCAGAACAGCACTACATTTGGCTGTTGACCTGCAGAATTCAGACCTGGTGTCACTTCTGGTGAAGCATGGGGCGGATGTGAACAAAGTGACCTACCAGGGCTATTCCCCCTATCAGCTGACGTGGGGCAGAGACAACTCCAGCATACAGGAACAGCTGAAGCAGCTGACCACAGCCGAGCTGCAGATGTTGCCCGAAAGTGAGGATGAGGAGAGCAGTGAATCGGAGCCTGAATTCACAGAGGACGAA ctcATATATGATGACTGCCTTATTGGAGGACGACAGCTGGCATTTTAA